AAAGTACGCGAATTCGAGCATGCTTTTGCCCCGCTGGGGCTGACAGTAAAAAGTATGTACGATTATCCGGATCTGCCCGATGTGGTAGAGGACGGAGCCACTTTTGCCGAGAACGCCTTTAAAAAATCCAAAGCGGTAGGCGACGCTCTAGGAATCCCGGTACTAGCAGATGATTCGGGTCTTTGTGTAGATGCTTTGGATGGCAAACCGGGTGTATACTCTGCACGTTATGCAGGGGAAGATGCGGGAGATGAAGAGAACAATCTAAAGCTGCTTAGCGAGCTTGAGAAGCTGAAACAGGGCGAGGATACCGGACAGCCTTTGCTAAGTACAGCCCGATTTGTTTGTACATTATCCTTATACGATCCAAGTTCGGGACGTGATCTAACCGCTGAAGGTACGGTGGAAGGCTGGATCACATCCGAACCTGCTGGTGGTGGAGGGTTTGGCTACGATCCGTTGTTTTACTTGGCAGAATATGAAAAGACAATGGCCGAGCTAACGCTGGAAGAGAAGCAGCGAATCAGCCACCGGGGAACTGCACTGCGCTTGCTGACGGAGAAGCTGGCAGCTGCAGATGACTTGAATTCCTAATCCAAGCGCTCCATGCGGACGCATGAGAGATGTAATAAAGAAGCTTGCAGGCCCAAGGTGTAAACCTTGGCTTGCAAGCTTCTTTTGGTTATAAGGCTAAACTTATAATTTTAATGGATTAGTTCAGCTTCCAGAGTGCGGGGGTTGCTGTCGGTTCCCAGCCCAGAAGTGAAGTATGGGGCTGTAGACATGTATACGTTATACCATTGTAGCTAACCTTATCACCTACTTTGTATGCAACTCCCGCTGCCCAGACCGATATACCCGGACTCGGCGTTACGGTTGGCGTTGAAGTGGGTGTCGCGGTTGCAGTCGGCGTTGGTGCAACGGTTGGTGTTGGAGTAGGTGTCGCAGTTGCAGTCGGCGTTGGTGCAACGGTTGGTGTTGGAGTAGGTGTCGCAGTTGCAGTTGGCGTTGGTGCAACAGTTGGTGTTGGAGTAGGTGCTATGGTTGCTGTCGGCGTAACGGACGGTGTGGTTGTCGGTGTTGCCGTTGGTGACGCAGATGGCGTTGCTGTAGGAGTAGGCGTTGGCGTGATGCCTCCATACAGCTTGTCGTATTCCTGCTGGGAGGAGCTTCCGTTCAGCGTAATTCGCTGCGGGCCGCCCGAGAAATTCAGCTTCATCATGCCCGGAATTTCTAGTGTGGCTCCGTTTGCAATGGCTTGGGATGCCGTCCCGGTAATACGATAGCGGTTAAAGTCCCATGCCGTAGAGATTTGCTCTACTGTACCAGCTCCCCATGCAGAGGTCAGGGTTGTTGTAGTCGGTAGATCGAATTCTAGCTTCCAGCCACCGGGAATATCCGCGCCTGTGTTATTGGTTATTTTCAGGGAGTAAGTGTAATTCGGATGATCGTAAGCACCACTGAAGCTAAGACTGAAGTTCGTAGGCGCAGGTAGTTGTGGCTTTGGAAGTCCACCTGGCAGAGAGGCTGACTTAAGCTGGTCGTAGGCAAAATCGGTCAACGAGTTGCCATACGTATAGGTGCCATCACTTTTTTCAGAGTAGTCGCCTGTCAATTCCCAGAACATCATCCCTCCTAAGCCTTTTTGCTTGATATAGTCCAGTTTGTAGCCGAGAGATTCCTTGTCTTCATACGTAAGAAAAACCCTCTTATCTGCGTTGTACAAGTATGGGGTTTTGGTAACAGGATCGAAGAAACGCTTATTAGCTGGATCTTTGAGCAGATTCAGCACATGCCAGATTGGATTTGCGCCAGCCGGCTGCTCTGGTGCAGGATCATTCCAGATTCCGTATACGCCGTCGGCTCCACCTCCGGTTGTAGGAGCTGTACCGTAAAGACCTGTGTTGTTGATTCCTCCATTCACATTCTTCCAGCCTCGTGAGTAATAAGGAACTCCGATGACGATTTTTTCCGGAGGGAGCGTTCCTAAATAGTATCGAACGGCCCAGTCAGTATTCAGAACCGGAGTGCCTAGCGCTACTGTTTCGGTATCGCGAGAATCCGGGTACAGGGCGGAATGCGGCCCTACATATCCGTTCCACGCGCCGTGGAAATCATAGGTCATGAGGTTCGCCCAGTCTAAATACTGGTTAGCTTCCCCTAGCTTCATCCCACCTAGAATCCAGGAGGAGGCAGTTGCGGCTATGGTTAGGTCATATTTCTGATTGTCCTGTGCGCCAGCCTGATCTAGCTTTTCGCGGAGCTTTTTCATGAGAAGAACATAGTTATTGTAGTTCACTGTGCGCAGCGGCTCAGCCACACCGAAGTCATTCGGGTTACCTGACTGGCCAGTACCGGATGGGTACTCCCAATCAATGTCCACACCGTTGAACTGGTAGGTACGTAGAAAATCCACGACGCTATTCGCAAACGCCTCGCGGCCAGCCTCCGAATTGGCCATGTTATAAAAGCCACCAGACCCCGACCAGCCACCAACCGAAATCAGGGTGCGGACATCGGGATATAGCTGCTTATATTTTACGAGCTGGTTAAAATGTCCTTTATACGGTAAATTGGTCAGCTGGTCAGGGTAATCTTTTTCGATGGCTGCTGTACGGTCCATCAATTCAATCTTATTCGTTTGAGTGTTTACCTTGGCGAATGCATAGTTAATGTGAGTGATCTTACCCCACGGTATTTTGTCGACGGTATAAAATCCTTTATTCTCCTGATCTCCCCACTCAGGGAAGTAAGCAACAATCTTACGAGGATGATCTGCAGCCGGAGCGGGAGCAGCTGGCGTTGTTCCTGCTGCTAAGGCCACTTGTGACGATCCACCTGCACTTGTGTAAAACGGAAGCAGAATGATGGCGCTCAGTAAGGCCGCAATGTAGCGTGCGGACTTACTACGCCTAGTGCGTGTACTTATCTTCATTTAACATTCCTCCAAAAGGGATAATATTACTGCGGGAGTAGATAGGAACGGTGATCCTTTCGCGCAAATTGGGGGTCTTAACTCAACTTCCAAAGAGCGGGCGTTGTCGCCGGTTCCCAGCCTTGTAGTGAAGTATGGGGCTGGAGGCAAGTATACGTTTTGGCGTTGTAGCTAACGATATCACCCGTTTTGTACGTGATTCCTGCTGCCCAGCTAGAAACCTCAGGAGTTGGTGCTACAGTTGCAGTTGGCGTCGGAGTTGCCGTCGGGGCAACTGTTGCAGTTGGAGTCGGTGCTACAGTTGCAGTTGGCGTCGGAGTTGCCGTCGGAGTCGGTGCTACTGTTGCGGTTGGTGTAGGAGTTGCAGTTGGTGCTACAGTTGGAGTTGGTGCCACGGTTGCCGTTGGCGTCGGAGTTGCTGTTGCTGTTCCGCACACGCTGATGAACTTCCAGACTCCGGTAGCACCGCTAAGGTCAGGACGGTCGCCTTGTGTCCACCATTTGGCTTCATAGACTGAGCCGTTGTAAGAAACTTGCTGGCCGCCAGTATATATGGCTGTCTGGCTCCATACCGCTGCACATTGTCCCGGAGTAGCCGTCGGCGTTGGAGTTACCACTGGTGTAGGTGTTGCCGATGGAGTTACTGTCGGCGACGGTGTTGCAGTCGGAGTCGGAGTTGGCGTTGGCGTTACCGTCGGAGTCGGTGTTGGCTGCACCACTCCGCCGCCAAGATCGGCGTTTAGTTTGTTGGTCAGTGTTTTGTTCCGGTCACCACTGGTCTCCCAGAACATAGCGCCAGCAAGGCCCTTTGATTTGAGATAACTGATCTTATGGCCAAAGGATTCTACGTCGTCATAGCTGATATAAGTTTGGTTCGTTGGATTATAGAGATAAGGCACTTTTGATGTGTCATTCCAATAACGGGTATAACCGTTTTTGTTAATGTAATTAGCTTCGAGGTCGTAGAAATCGTAGCTCCCCTTCTCCCATGTACCCGTGGATGAAATACCAGAGGACAATTGGTATTGGCCATTTCCTGCTGCAGGAGCGCCTCCCCAACCACGGCCATAAAATCCCATACCAAGAACTAACTTGTTCGCAGGTACGCCATTGGCTAAATAGCTAGTTACCGCGTTGTCGATGTTGAAGTTTTGCGGTTCGGTCAGGCCTGATGCAGAGGCGGCAGGATCATAGTACAAAGGAGCATTGTGACCTGTGGTCTTATTCCAGCTTCCATTGAAGTCATAGGTCATAATATTGATCCAATCAACAATGGAAGCAATATCTGCAAGATTATTGTTGCTGACGTACGTCGGGCCTGCACCGGAAGCGATGGTCAGCAGGTAGGTTTTGCCGTCGGTCTGGCCAGCAGCATTTAGCTTCTCACGGATTTTTTGCAACAGAAGGATATAGTTCTCCTTGTCTTCGGGACGATAGTTGTTGCCTGCAAGCCCACCGCTGACAGGGTACTCCCAGTCGAGATCGACTCCGTCCATTTTATATTTACGAATGAAGTCTACCGCAGAGTTGGCAAAAACCTCACGGGTTACGGCCGTGGCCGCCACATCCGAGAAACGATTCGACCAGGTCCAGCCCCCAACGGAGATTAACGTTTTCAGGTTCGGGTTCTTTTCTTTCAGCTTCCACAGCTGCTTCAGGTTACCTTTGATGGGGTCATCCCATTTGTCATCCCCGAAGCTCTTTCCGGTGTCAATCCACGGGTCACCCAGCACAATCGTGCCGTTCGGAACGTTAATGGTCTGTGCCTGCTCATTTTGACAGCTCCAGGTTACCGGATTCGGGCCAGTAGGGTCGGGATTGCCGTGAATGCCATTCCAACAAATATCTGCGAAGGCGTAGTTAATGACATTCATTTTGGTAGGATCGATATCTGTTACATTGTAAGCCCGCCCGTAAGCAGCCCAAGAAGCGTAATAACCAACGAGTTTATAATCCTGTGCGGCGTTGGCCGTTTTGGCACTACTACCCAGGGCTGAAAAAAGTGTAAGAACAAGCGCAGCGATCATCGCGATCGCAAAGGTTTTGCGTGAACTTTTTTTCATGAATATCATTGATTTTCTACCTCCGAGGTTCAATGTGTAGTTCGAAATTCTTTTCGGCAAGAGATCCCGACGTTCACCTCCCATATTTTGAAATTCACCTGTACCTGCACCCTTGCGTATCTCTCATTCTACTGACATCCAATTCATAGATTTAACAGCGAAAAAATAGTTGTTCATTTGAACCCTTACACGTTAGGTAAGCGCTTTCTAAACTACTGTTCTAAAGCTTCGCTTTTGATTAACTAGTAGATGTAACGCTGTCGGTAGAG
This window of the Paenibacillus sp. FSL R10-2734 genome carries:
- a CDS encoding XTP/dITP diphosphatase, with amino-acid sequence MKSDGGILIVATKNKGKVREFEHAFAPLGLTVKSMYDYPDLPDVVEDGATFAENAFKKSKAVGDALGIPVLADDSGLCVDALDGKPGVYSARYAGEDAGDEENNLKLLSELEKLKQGEDTGQPLLSTARFVCTLSLYDPSSGRDLTAEGTVEGWITSEPAGGGGFGYDPLFYLAEYEKTMAELTLEEKQRISHRGTALRLLTEKLAAADDLNS
- a CDS encoding glycosyl hydrolase family 18 protein, translating into MKISTRTRRSKSARYIAALLSAIILLPFYTSAGGSSQVALAAGTTPAAPAPAADHPRKIVAYFPEWGDQENKGFYTVDKIPWGKITHINYAFAKVNTQTNKIELMDRTAAIEKDYPDQLTNLPYKGHFNQLVKYKQLYPDVRTLISVGGWSGSGGFYNMANSEAGREAFANSVVDFLRTYQFNGVDIDWEYPSGTGQSGNPNDFGVAEPLRTVNYNNYVLLMKKLREKLDQAGAQDNQKYDLTIAATASSWILGGMKLGEANQYLDWANLMTYDFHGAWNGYVGPHSALYPDSRDTETVALGTPVLNTDWAVRYYLGTLPPEKIVIGVPYYSRGWKNVNGGINNTGLYGTAPTTGGGADGVYGIWNDPAPEQPAGANPIWHVLNLLKDPANKRFFDPVTKTPYLYNADKRVFLTYEDKESLGYKLDYIKQKGLGGMMFWELTGDYSEKSDGTYTYGNSLTDFAYDQLKSASLPGGLPKPQLPAPTNFSLSFSGAYDHPNYTYSLKITNNTGADIPGGWKLEFDLPTTTTLTSAWGAGTVEQISTAWDFNRYRITGTASQAIANGATLEIPGMMKLNFSGGPQRITLNGSSSQQEYDKLYGGITPTPTPTATPSASPTATPTTTPSVTPTATIAPTPTPTVAPTPTATATPTPTPTVAPTPTATATPTPTPTVAPTPTATATPTSTPTVTPSPGISVWAAGVAYKVGDKVSYNGITYTCLQPHTSLLGWEPTATPALWKLN
- a CDS encoding glycosyl hydrolase family 18 protein, which produces MIFMKKSSRKTFAIAMIAALVLTLFSALGSSAKTANAAQDYKLVGYYASWAAYGRAYNVTDIDPTKMNVINYAFADICWNGIHGNPDPTGPNPVTWSCQNEQAQTINVPNGTIVLGDPWIDTGKSFGDDKWDDPIKGNLKQLWKLKEKNPNLKTLISVGGWTWSNRFSDVAATAVTREVFANSAVDFIRKYKMDGVDLDWEYPVSGGLAGNNYRPEDKENYILLLQKIREKLNAAGQTDGKTYLLTIASGAGPTYVSNNNLADIASIVDWINIMTYDFNGSWNKTTGHNAPLYYDPAASASGLTEPQNFNIDNAVTSYLANGVPANKLVLGMGFYGRGWGGAPAAGNGQYQLSSGISSTGTWEKGSYDFYDLEANYINKNGYTRYWNDTSKVPYLYNPTNQTYISYDDVESFGHKISYLKSKGLAGAMFWETSGDRNKTLTNKLNADLGGGVVQPTPTPTVTPTPTPTPTATPSPTVTPSATPTPVVTPTPTATPGQCAAVWSQTAIYTGGQQVSYNGSVYEAKWWTQGDRPDLSGATGVWKFISVCGTATATPTPTATVAPTPTVAPTATPTPTATVAPTPTATPTPTATVAPTPTATVAPTATPTPTATVAPTPEVSSWAAGITYKTGDIVSYNAKTYTCLQPHTSLQGWEPATTPALWKLS